A genome region from Schlesneria paludicola DSM 18645 includes the following:
- a CDS encoding ABC transporter permease produces MDLIRIANVTKTYRVGEVDVPVLKGVSFTIRRGEFVAIVGASGSGKSTLMNVLGCLDRPSSGEYWLDGQEVGKLNASERAIVRTSKLGFVFQSFNLLARTTAVQNVLMPLDYAVNAPSTTVANQRAIEILERVGLQNRLDHVPSKMSGGQQQRVAIARSLINQPAVLLADEPTGNLDSHTSAEILQMFRQLNESGITIILVTHDPKVAAAALRTIRVEDGLIIEDRKNPHGNAPVLDSCNSQPAAVAEIQTSGKNHSEDSPDGDCEGSGVTVRSRRRAAVHTSIQADTRVVLSRQQRSAIGAPLSVELLTKVVPSSIRTSVAALWRNRMRSALTAIGVVIGVSAVIAMVEISQGSRVALLKTMSTMGADNLMVQSGASSSGGINFGSGSEMTLTPQDCEAVDEQCSSVAYVAPTISIQAQVIRGNRNWVPMSIIGTTPTYLKVRDWNEIEEGEMFTDRDVRGSNKVCVIGLTLAKELFEAESPVGKDLRVKNVTLRVVGVLGRKGANMMGMDQDDILIAPWTTLKYRVSGNNTGGSSQGSTSSSSSTDSNSLSEIYPASTSLYPAKDSTQSTNHPQHTRFTNVDQIMVKAASADEIPSAIAQITSLLHERHHIREGQDDDFNIRNMSEMLKAFGAMSQMMGGLLLIVAMISLAVGGVGIMNIMLVSVTERTREIGLRMAVGARAYHVMRQFLIEAILLCLFGGVMGIVLGRSASTLVWFLLRWPIETSVPAIIASFVVSASVGITFGFYPAWKASRLDPIDALRYE; encoded by the coding sequence ATGGATCTGATTCGTATCGCAAATGTGACAAAGACATATCGCGTTGGAGAAGTTGATGTCCCCGTCCTCAAAGGAGTGAGTTTCACGATCCGGCGTGGAGAATTCGTCGCCATTGTCGGTGCTTCAGGCTCAGGCAAAAGCACACTGATGAATGTTTTGGGTTGCCTGGATCGCCCCAGTTCCGGTGAATACTGGCTGGACGGCCAGGAAGTCGGAAAGCTAAACGCCAGCGAACGGGCGATCGTCCGTACGTCGAAGCTCGGATTCGTCTTTCAAAGCTTCAACCTGCTGGCACGAACGACAGCCGTGCAGAATGTCCTGATGCCATTGGACTATGCCGTCAATGCCCCGTCGACGACTGTCGCGAACCAGCGCGCGATCGAAATACTGGAACGCGTGGGACTGCAAAATCGCCTCGATCATGTGCCCTCGAAAATGTCCGGTGGCCAGCAACAACGAGTCGCGATCGCGCGTTCGCTGATCAACCAACCAGCTGTTCTTCTGGCGGACGAACCAACGGGCAACCTCGATTCCCACACGAGTGCCGAGATACTGCAGATGTTTCGCCAGCTCAATGAATCGGGGATCACGATTATTCTGGTGACGCACGATCCAAAGGTCGCTGCCGCTGCTCTTCGTACGATTCGAGTTGAGGATGGGTTGATAATTGAAGATCGAAAGAATCCGCATGGCAATGCTCCCGTTCTCGATTCGTGCAATTCACAACCTGCGGCCGTCGCTGAAATTCAAACGTCCGGAAAGAATCACTCTGAAGATTCACCTGATGGGGATTGCGAGGGTAGTGGTGTCACAGTGCGATCCCGTCGACGTGCTGCGGTACACACGTCAATTCAAGCAGACACGCGAGTCGTTCTTAGCAGACAACAAAGATCGGCGATTGGCGCGCCACTATCTGTTGAGCTCCTCACAAAGGTAGTGCCTTCATCGATTCGCACATCGGTAGCCGCGTTGTGGAGAAACCGCATGCGCTCGGCCCTGACCGCTATTGGGGTTGTGATTGGGGTATCCGCAGTGATTGCCATGGTCGAGATTAGCCAGGGTTCTCGCGTCGCGTTACTTAAGACAATGTCCACGATGGGTGCCGACAATTTGATGGTTCAATCAGGCGCATCGTCCAGCGGTGGGATCAATTTTGGATCTGGCAGTGAAATGACGCTAACACCGCAGGATTGCGAAGCGGTCGACGAGCAGTGTTCGAGCGTGGCATATGTCGCGCCGACGATTTCGATTCAGGCGCAAGTCATCCGTGGCAATCGCAACTGGGTGCCGATGTCGATCATCGGAACCACACCGACTTACTTAAAGGTCCGTGATTGGAATGAAATTGAAGAAGGAGAAATGTTCACCGATCGTGATGTTCGCGGAAGCAATAAGGTCTGCGTTATCGGTCTGACACTCGCCAAGGAGCTTTTCGAAGCCGAATCCCCGGTGGGCAAGGATCTTCGTGTCAAGAATGTCACCTTGCGCGTCGTTGGTGTCCTCGGACGCAAGGGGGCCAACATGATGGGTATGGATCAGGACGACATTTTGATTGCGCCTTGGACAACATTGAAGTATCGAGTGTCCGGCAATAACACCGGCGGCTCGAGTCAAGGTTCCACCAGTAGCTCTTCAAGCACAGATTCGAATTCGTTAAGTGAAATCTATCCTGCCTCCACGTCGCTCTATCCGGCCAAGGACTCGACACAATCGACAAATCACCCGCAACATACCCGTTTCACCAACGTTGATCAGATCATGGTGAAGGCCGCTTCAGCAGACGAAATCCCCTCTGCGATCGCTCAGATCACCTCACTCCTTCACGAACGCCACCATATTCGAGAGGGGCAGGACGACGATTTTAACATTCGCAACATGAGTGAGATGTTGAAAGCGTTCGGAGCAATGTCACAAATGATGGGCGGCCTGCTGCTCATCGTCGCGATGATTTCACTGGCCGTTGGAGGCGTGGGAATCATGAATATCATGCTTGTCTCAGTCACTGAACGAACACGAGAGATCGGTTTGCGGATGGCCGTGGGCGCAAGGGCGTATCACGTGATGCGCCAGTTTCTGATCGAAGCAATTCTTTTGTGCCTCTTTGGCGGCGTGATGGGAATCGTGTTGGGCCGAAGTGCCTCGACCTTAGTCTGGTTCCTGCTTCGATGGCCGATCGAAACCTCTGTTCCTGCAATCATCGCCTCGTTCGTTGTATCAGCCTCAGTCGGAATTACGTTTGGTTTTTATCCAGCCTGGAAGGCCTCGCGCTTGGATCCGATCGATGCTCTGCGTTACGAATGA
- a CDS encoding efflux RND transporter periplasmic adaptor subunit, which translates to MKALLAIVGVLTLCAVLFYSCCTQATQTVKYRTVSIERGDLTLTVGATGTVEPEEVVDVGAQLAGRIKEIGLDPRGKSDSSYANMTLDYGSPVEEGMLLVQIDPSVYVAQRDQAKANFDKAKADLLQMQAKREQTEAEWIRAQKLRGDTSGNPSTTGSQASAQFRAISDSDYISAKANHEIAKASVEVGKSVIDQSESALKLAEINLGYTTINSPVSGTIIDRRVNIGQTVVASLNTPSLFLIAKDLRRMQVWASVNEADIGLLSPNMPVQFTVDAFPKDRFYGRVSQIRLNASMTQNVVTYTVVIATDNSNMKLLPYLTADVKFQIEKRSDVLFVPNAALRYTPPQGRIAPENPELIPIPKGENQGVIWIQKDNFVSPLLVTLGINDGSSTEISGEGITEGVRVVLGEKSSSASDEVNNPFAPPKIPRNKQSDAAKKE; encoded by the coding sequence ATGAAAGCCTTACTGGCGATTGTCGGTGTCCTAACGCTTTGTGCGGTATTGTTTTACTCTTGTTGCACGCAAGCGACTCAGACGGTGAAATACCGAACGGTCTCAATCGAACGCGGCGACTTGACCCTGACTGTGGGGGCTACGGGAACAGTCGAGCCCGAAGAAGTCGTTGACGTGGGAGCCCAGCTCGCTGGCCGGATCAAGGAAATCGGTCTCGACCCTCGCGGAAAATCTGATTCCTCGTACGCCAATATGACTTTGGATTACGGGTCGCCCGTCGAGGAAGGGATGTTGCTTGTCCAGATCGATCCGTCTGTCTACGTGGCCCAGCGCGATCAGGCCAAGGCGAATTTCGATAAGGCCAAAGCCGACCTGCTGCAGATGCAGGCGAAGCGTGAACAAACGGAAGCAGAATGGATCCGGGCCCAAAAGCTTCGGGGTGACACCTCCGGTAATCCGTCCACAACTGGTTCTCAAGCATCAGCCCAGTTCAGAGCCATCTCCGACTCTGACTACATCTCTGCAAAGGCAAATCATGAGATTGCCAAAGCCAGCGTTGAAGTCGGCAAAAGTGTCATCGATCAATCAGAGTCTGCCTTAAAGCTCGCTGAGATCAATCTTGGATACACCACGATCAACTCGCCTGTCTCTGGGACCATCATCGATCGCCGGGTCAACATTGGACAGACCGTCGTCGCAAGTCTTAACACACCGAGCCTATTCTTGATCGCGAAAGATCTTCGTCGAATGCAAGTGTGGGCCTCGGTGAATGAAGCGGATATCGGCCTACTGAGCCCCAACATGCCGGTGCAGTTTACGGTGGATGCCTTTCCGAAAGACCGCTTCTACGGCAGGGTCTCGCAGATTCGACTTAACGCGTCGATGACTCAGAACGTCGTGACCTACACCGTCGTCATTGCGACAGACAACTCGAATATGAAACTTCTTCCGTACCTGACTGCAGATGTCAAGTTTCAGATCGAAAAGCGGTCAGATGTGTTGTTCGTGCCAAACGCCGCGCTGCGTTACACCCCGCCGCAAGGTCGGATTGCACCGGAGAACCCAGAATTAATTCCGATCCCCAAGGGCGAAAACCAAGGGGTGATTTGGATTCAGAAGGACAATTTTGTTTCACCCCTGCTCGTCACGCTTGGAATCAACGACGGATCGTCGACTGAAATTTCGGGAGAAGGAATCACCGAAGGGGTTCGGGTTGTGCTGGGCGAGAAGTCCAGCTCGGCCTCCGATGAAGTGAACAACCCGTTCGCACCGCCAAAGATTCCCCGCAACAAACAAAGCGATGCCGCTAAAAAAGAATGA
- a CDS encoding serine/threonine protein kinase produces MSADDASDRESRLNEVLASYIEACEAGKIVRQEDFFVQHPEFADELREYMDLQTGVERVAGPLREAAYSPLLDEKTLIWWQDNLKEVPDAQRSDESIQTRQLGEFRLIREIGRGGMGVVYEAEQLSLRRRVALKVLPFAAALDPKRLQRFKNEAMAAANLRHENIVAVHGVGAELGVHYYAMQLIEGQSLGELIGEMRNLKEGAAFDVQDSGNEFLKLARSRTALVATDKTFPEIKESVIPRGYDTASRKYCDWVANLGRQCALALQYAHEVGIVHRDIKPANLLIDTRGEIWITDFGLAQIAGDAGLTVSGEILGTLRYASPEQTRALPGLVDQRTDIYSLGATLYELLTLRTLFEGTDRNELLRQIAEVDPVPLRKVAPNVPEELETIVLKSLSKSPFDRYTTAEEFAADLKRYLEDQPIRARRPTVLERTRKWLRRHPSLLIAGGILLVLTTVGSLVASAIIHGERLKVQQAFQRERARADEAEEQYRLARRSVDELFRASEEELVDQPGTEPIRKRLLTSVLSYYREFIEQRKEDDRAQVDLREAQSRVEKILADLAALRASRQIRLLDNDAVHIDLKLNEQQRRQVKKLSEHVNQQFQEMINELGHRPASERLQQLLKDARQNESVVRTILSQDQLQRLYQISLQTDVSDAFRDPDVATALQLTGEQQERARVIEDGILVNSLRTAQSQNQGDESIDGRQFLSANQRALAILTDQQLVKWREITGVPFTTEIPRPPLLLPKN; encoded by the coding sequence ATGAGTGCCGACGACGCTAGCGATCGCGAATCTCGACTCAACGAAGTGCTGGCCTCCTACATCGAGGCTTGCGAGGCCGGAAAAATTGTCCGACAGGAGGATTTTTTCGTACAGCACCCCGAGTTTGCCGACGAGCTGCGAGAGTACATGGATCTGCAGACGGGGGTTGAGCGAGTCGCCGGTCCGCTGCGCGAGGCTGCATATTCGCCTCTGTTGGACGAAAAGACGCTGATCTGGTGGCAGGACAATCTCAAGGAGGTTCCAGACGCGCAGCGATCCGATGAGTCAATTCAGACTCGACAACTTGGCGAATTCCGCTTGATTCGGGAGATTGGCCGTGGCGGGATGGGCGTGGTCTACGAGGCCGAACAGCTTTCTCTGCGTCGTCGTGTTGCATTGAAGGTGCTGCCGTTCGCTGCGGCTCTCGATCCGAAGCGGTTGCAACGGTTCAAAAACGAAGCCATGGCGGCAGCCAACTTACGACATGAGAACATTGTTGCCGTCCATGGAGTTGGTGCCGAATTGGGCGTGCATTACTACGCCATGCAGCTTATTGAGGGCCAAAGTCTCGGTGAGTTGATCGGTGAGATGAGGAACTTAAAAGAGGGGGCCGCTTTCGATGTGCAGGACAGCGGCAACGAATTCCTTAAATTAGCCCGGTCGCGTACAGCATTGGTCGCGACAGACAAGACTTTTCCAGAGATCAAAGAGTCGGTCATACCGCGCGGATATGACACCGCCAGTCGCAAATACTGTGATTGGGTGGCCAATCTGGGCCGTCAATGCGCGCTGGCGCTTCAATACGCTCACGAGGTGGGAATCGTTCACCGGGACATTAAACCGGCGAATCTTTTGATCGATACACGCGGTGAAATTTGGATCACCGATTTTGGCCTGGCTCAGATTGCCGGTGACGCTGGTCTGACGGTTTCCGGAGAGATTCTCGGCACATTGCGCTATGCCAGTCCTGAGCAAACACGAGCCCTGCCCGGACTGGTGGATCAACGCACGGACATTTATTCACTCGGGGCCACGCTGTACGAACTTCTGACGCTAAGAACGCTCTTTGAGGGAACAGACCGCAACGAACTTCTCAGGCAAATCGCGGAGGTCGATCCTGTACCGCTTCGTAAAGTCGCTCCGAATGTACCCGAAGAGCTGGAGACAATCGTCCTGAAGTCGCTCAGCAAGTCACCTTTTGACCGGTACACAACCGCTGAAGAATTCGCCGCCGATTTGAAACGTTACCTTGAGGACCAGCCGATTCGAGCGAGGCGGCCGACGGTATTGGAGCGAACTCGGAAATGGCTACGTCGACATCCCTCGCTGCTAATTGCGGGAGGCATCCTTTTGGTGCTGACCACGGTGGGATCTCTCGTCGCCTCAGCGATCATTCACGGAGAACGACTCAAGGTGCAACAGGCATTTCAGCGGGAGCGTGCGCGCGCCGATGAAGCCGAAGAACAATACCGGCTGGCGCGACGAAGTGTTGATGAACTGTTCCGGGCCAGCGAAGAAGAACTTGTGGATCAGCCAGGGACAGAGCCGATACGAAAACGGTTGCTGACTTCGGTCTTGTCGTACTACCGCGAATTCATCGAGCAGAGAAAAGAAGACGATCGTGCTCAAGTCGACCTTCGTGAGGCACAAAGCCGCGTCGAAAAGATCTTGGCCGATCTCGCGGCACTTCGTGCGAGTCGACAGATTCGTCTCCTCGACAATGACGCCGTGCATATTGACCTGAAGCTCAACGAGCAACAGCGCAGACAGGTCAAGAAGCTGTCGGAACACGTCAATCAGCAATTCCAGGAAATGATTAACGAATTGGGGCATCGTCCGGCGTCCGAGCGATTGCAACAGTTGCTGAAGGATGCCCGACAAAATGAATCCGTCGTGCGGACGATCCTCAGTCAGGACCAGTTACAACGTTTGTATCAGATCAGTTTGCAAACGGACGTGTCGGATGCGTTTCGAGATCCTGACGTCGCAACCGCATTGCAATTGACGGGTGAGCAGCAAGAACGTGCTCGAGTGATTGAAGACGGAATCTTGGTCAATTCCTTGCGGACCGCTCAGAGCCAAAATCAAGGTGATGAATCAATTGATGGGCGGCAATTTCTGTCGGCCAATCAACGTGCGTTGGCCATTCTGACCGACCAACAGCTCGTAAAGTGGCGCGAAATCACTGGCGTTCCCTTCACCACGGAGATACCTCGGCCGCCATTGCTGTTGCCGAAGAACTAA
- a CDS encoding sigma-70 family RNA polymerase sigma factor, with the protein MAFFNLVGASPRYSNRLLENVSENQQWCDRVEMSNMNHPAGEECRPIEEYRDYLRLLTSLQFGPRLRRKLDESDVVQQTVLEACRSENQFRGQTEAERLVWLRSILANVIAGAARRFSTQARDMGRERSLEAELNLSASRLERALTADQTSPSGHLLRAEEVLALARAMSQVSDEQREVLELHHLKGMPLAVVADEVGKSRSAVAGLLYRGLRRLRELMGS; encoded by the coding sequence ATGGCGTTTTTTAATCTGGTCGGAGCCAGTCCCCGTTACTCCAACAGGCTGCTAGAAAATGTCTCCGAGAATCAGCAGTGGTGCGATCGCGTAGAAATGTCGAATATGAATCATCCAGCGGGAGAAGAGTGTCGCCCGATCGAGGAGTATCGGGATTATTTGCGACTGTTAACGAGCCTGCAATTTGGTCCTCGGTTGCGTCGTAAATTGGACGAGTCAGACGTCGTGCAGCAGACCGTTCTTGAGGCGTGCCGAAGTGAGAACCAATTCCGAGGACAGACTGAAGCGGAACGTCTCGTATGGCTTCGCTCCATTCTTGCAAATGTGATTGCGGGCGCGGCGCGGCGTTTTTCTACCCAAGCACGAGACATGGGGCGAGAACGTTCGCTGGAGGCAGAGCTGAACTTGTCGGCATCGCGCCTCGAACGAGCGCTGACGGCAGATCAGACGTCGCCGAGTGGTCATCTGTTGCGTGCGGAAGAGGTGCTTGCGCTGGCGAGAGCGATGTCACAGGTCTCAGACGAACAGCGTGAGGTACTCGAATTGCATCATTTGAAGGGCATGCCCTTGGCGGTCGTTGCAGATGAAGTCGGAAAGAGCCGGAGTGCCGTCGCTGGACTCTTGTATCGAGGCCTTCGTAGACTTCGTGAGTTGATGGGGTCATGA
- the uvsE gene encoding UV DNA damage repair endonuclease UvsE, which produces MIRLGLCCMFRDEPIKFGTTTATSIGKMKRSDALMKLSRLCMENADALLAALQFCADNGIGCFRVNSQILPVKTHPTCGYEVDALPESEEIIRRFKECGKFSFKHKLRTCFHPDQFVVLNSPRTDVVEKSVQELEYQAEVAEWIGADVINIHGGGAYGDKLKALANFARNLDRLSSRVRSRLTVENDDKTYTPADLLPICKATGIPLVYDVHHHRCNSDAMSIEETTKNALATWDREPLFHISSPIDGWKKPKPERHHDLIDITDFPECWRGISATIEVEAKAKEVAVLKLRKQLSEQWLVYIMRCADGSLYTGITNDLERRAEQHNAGTAARYTRSRLPVVCVYWELQQNQSMALKRELAIKALSRTAKETLIRTTNEASAIDRITRPNNLPLSHPLEQNHAT; this is translated from the coding sequence GTGATTCGACTGGGCCTCTGCTGTATGTTTCGTGATGAGCCAATCAAATTTGGCACGACGACGGCGACATCCATCGGCAAAATGAAGCGGTCCGACGCCTTGATGAAGTTGAGCCGTCTGTGCATGGAGAATGCCGACGCCCTGCTTGCTGCACTTCAGTTTTGTGCCGACAACGGTATCGGCTGCTTCCGCGTCAACAGTCAGATTCTTCCCGTCAAGACGCATCCGACATGCGGATACGAAGTCGATGCTCTGCCAGAGAGCGAAGAGATCATTCGCAGATTCAAGGAGTGTGGTAAATTCTCCTTTAAGCACAAACTGCGAACTTGTTTCCACCCGGATCAGTTCGTGGTGCTGAACTCACCACGAACTGATGTTGTTGAGAAGTCCGTACAGGAACTTGAATATCAGGCTGAAGTGGCCGAGTGGATCGGGGCTGATGTCATCAACATTCACGGTGGCGGTGCCTACGGCGACAAACTGAAGGCTCTTGCCAATTTCGCCCGCAATCTCGACCGGCTTTCATCGAGGGTCAGAAGTCGATTGACCGTCGAAAACGATGACAAAACCTACACGCCAGCCGATCTACTACCGATCTGCAAAGCAACGGGTATCCCGCTCGTTTACGATGTGCATCACCATCGCTGCAATTCAGATGCTATGTCCATCGAAGAAACCACGAAGAACGCTTTGGCCACATGGGATCGGGAGCCGCTGTTTCACATTTCCAGTCCAATTGATGGATGGAAGAAACCGAAGCCGGAACGACACCACGATCTTATCGACATCACCGACTTTCCCGAGTGCTGGCGGGGCATCAGTGCGACCATCGAGGTTGAAGCCAAGGCTAAGGAAGTCGCCGTGCTGAAGTTGCGAAAGCAGCTATCAGAGCAATGGCTTGTTTACATTATGAGATGTGCAGATGGATCACTCTACACTGGAATCACGAACGATTTGGAGAGGCGAGCCGAACAACACAATGCTGGGACGGCTGCACGATACACTCGCTCTCGCCTACCAGTAGTTTGTGTCTACTGGGAACTTCAACAGAACCAAAGCATGGCTTTGAAGCGAGAACTGGCGATAAAAGCATTGTCACGGACTGCCAAGGAAACTCTGATTCGGACGACGAACGAGGCATCAGCAATCGACAGAATCACGCGGCCCAATAATCTGCCGCTCAGTCATCCATTGGAACAAAACCATGCAACATAG